In the genome of Massilibacillus massiliensis, one region contains:
- a CDS encoding HAD family hydrolase translates to MRKYDTVLFDLDGTLLNTLEDLTDSVNFALSLYGFPNKKMMEIRSYLGNGIARLIALSIPEGLRNPHYEDCLSEFRLHYAKNVQNKTAPYEGIREVLEYLVKENYKIAVVSNKFDQAVKELAQVHFTQYIQTAIGESEDVPRKPAPDMVFKALESLDAEARRSVYIGDSEVDVKTARNAGILSIGVTWGFRDRDVLEKAGADCIIDHPEEIIKIISQ, encoded by the coding sequence ATGAGAAAATACGATACAGTTTTATTCGATTTAGATGGAACACTACTCAATACATTGGAAGATCTTACGGACAGTGTGAATTTTGCATTAAGTTTATATGGTTTTCCTAATAAAAAAATGATGGAAATTCGGAGTTATTTAGGTAATGGAATTGCTCGTCTGATCGCACTTTCTATACCAGAGGGTCTTAGAAATCCTCACTATGAGGATTGTCTTAGCGAGTTTCGCCTGCATTATGCAAAAAATGTCCAAAATAAAACAGCGCCTTATGAAGGTATTCGGGAAGTTCTGGAATATTTAGTCAAAGAAAATTACAAAATAGCTGTTGTATCCAATAAATTTGATCAAGCAGTCAAAGAGCTTGCACAGGTGCATTTTACACAGTACATTCAGACTGCAATTGGGGAATCTGAGGATGTACCGAGAAAACCAGCACCTGATATGGTGTTTAAGGCATTAGAATCATTAGATGCTGAAGCTCGCCGCTCCGTATATATTGGGGATTCAGAAGTAGATGTGAAAACAGCGAGAAATGCGGGGATTCTTTCTATTGGTGTCACTTGGGGATTCAGAGATCGAGATGTTTTGGAAAAGGCTGGCGCAGACTGCATCATAGACCACCCGGAAGAAATTATAAAAATCATTTCGCAATAG